In Vibrio sp. STUT-A11, a genomic segment contains:
- the secA gene encoding preprotein translocase subunit SecA, translated as MIAKLLTKVIGSRNDRTLRRLRKIVKEINNYEPTFEALSDEELKAKTVEFRERLDKGETLDQLLPEAFATVREASKRVYGMRHFDVQLIGGMVLNAGQIAEMRTGEGKTLTATLPAYLNALAGKGVHVVTVNDYLAKRDAETNRPLFEFLGMSVGINVPNMPPQEKKEAYQADILYGTNNEFGFDYLRDNMAFRNEDRVQRERFFAVVDEVDSILIDEARTPLIISGPAEDSSELYTRINLLIPHLEKQDQEDSEEYRGDGHYTLDEKSKQVYLTETGQEFVEELMVKNGLMEEGDTLYSPTNISLLHHVNAALRAHVLFERNVDYIVTEDGEVVIVDEHTGRTMPGRRWSEGLHQAVEAKEGVKIQNENQTLASITFQNYFRLYEKLSGMTGTADTEAFEFQSIYGLETVVIPTNKPMIRNDMPDVVYRTEADKFAAIIEDIKERVAKGQPSLVGTVSIEKSELLSNALKKAKIKHNVLNAKFHEKEAEIVAEAGMPGAVTIATNMAGRGTDIVLGGSWQSKVDMLENPTQEQIDAIKADWKVVHDKVLEAGGLHIIGTERHESRRIDNQLRGRSGRQGDAGSSRFYLSMEDSLLRIFTSDRMASLIQSGMEEGEAIESKMLSRSIEKAQRKVEGRNFDIRKQLLEYDDVANDQRKVVYELRDELMSVDDISDMIEQNREDVMTAIIDEYIPPQSLEDMWDVEGLQERLKADFDLDAPVKQWLEEDDKLYEEALREKIIALAVEVYKAKEEVVGEQVLRNFEKSVMLQTLDTLWKEHLAAMDHLRQGIHLRGYAQKNPKQEYKRESFELFEGLLDALKSDVITVLSRVRVQQQEEVERMEEQRRAQAEEAARRAQAQHAAAENQLADGEQADDGQQPVVRDERKVGRNEPCPCGSGKKYKQCHGKID; from the coding sequence ATGATAGCTAAGCTACTGACAAAAGTTATTGGCAGTCGCAACGATCGAACACTGCGCCGCCTTAGAAAAATTGTAAAAGAAATTAATAATTATGAGCCGACATTTGAAGCTCTATCTGATGAAGAACTAAAAGCAAAGACTGTTGAATTCCGCGAGCGTCTGGACAAAGGTGAAACTCTCGATCAACTCCTTCCAGAAGCTTTTGCTACCGTTCGTGAAGCGTCTAAGCGTGTTTACGGCATGCGTCACTTCGATGTACAGCTTATTGGTGGTATGGTCCTGAATGCAGGTCAAATCGCGGAGATGCGTACAGGTGAAGGTAAAACTTTAACTGCAACTCTTCCAGCTTACCTAAACGCACTAGCGGGTAAAGGCGTTCATGTTGTCACCGTGAACGATTACTTGGCTAAACGTGACGCAGAGACAAACCGTCCATTATTTGAATTCTTAGGTATGAGCGTTGGCATCAACGTGCCAAACATGCCACCTCAAGAGAAAAAAGAAGCGTATCAAGCCGATATCCTTTACGGAACAAACAACGAGTTTGGCTTTGATTACCTTCGCGACAACATGGCTTTCCGCAACGAAGACCGCGTACAGCGCGAGCGCTTCTTTGCCGTTGTCGATGAGGTTGACTCAATCCTTATCGATGAAGCTCGTACTCCTCTTATCATCTCTGGTCCTGCTGAAGACAGCTCTGAGCTATACACTCGAATCAACCTACTGATCCCGCATCTTGAGAAACAAGATCAAGAAGATTCAGAAGAATACCGCGGTGATGGTCACTACACGTTAGACGAAAAATCGAAACAAGTTTACCTGACTGAAACCGGTCAAGAGTTTGTTGAAGAGCTGATGGTTAAGAACGGCCTGATGGAAGAGGGCGATACACTTTACTCTCCAACCAACATCAGCCTACTTCATCACGTTAACGCTGCGCTGCGAGCTCATGTACTGTTTGAACGTAATGTTGATTACATCGTTACTGAAGACGGTGAAGTTGTCATTGTTGATGAGCACACGGGTCGTACTATGCCAGGCCGTCGTTGGTCTGAAGGCTTGCACCAAGCTGTGGAAGCGAAAGAAGGCGTTAAGATTCAGAATGAAAACCAAACGTTGGCATCTATCACATTCCAGAACTACTTCCGTTTGTACGAGAAGTTGTCAGGTATGACTGGTACAGCGGACACTGAAGCGTTTGAGTTCCAGTCTATCTATGGTTTGGAAACGGTGGTTATTCCAACCAACAAACCAATGATCCGTAATGATATGCCAGATGTGGTGTACCGTACCGAAGCTGACAAGTTTGCTGCAATCATTGAAGATATCAAAGAGCGTGTAGCAAAGGGTCAGCCATCCCTGGTTGGTACCGTATCGATTGAGAAATCTGAGCTACTGTCTAATGCACTTAAGAAAGCTAAGATTAAGCACAACGTACTGAACGCTAAATTCCACGAGAAAGAAGCAGAGATCGTTGCCGAAGCAGGTATGCCTGGCGCTGTAACTATCGCGACAAACATGGCGGGCCGTGGTACCGATATCGTGCTTGGTGGTAGCTGGCAATCTAAAGTTGATATGCTGGAAAATCCGACTCAAGAGCAAATCGATGCGATTAAAGCGGATTGGAAAGTTGTTCACGACAAAGTACTGGAAGCGGGTGGTCTGCACATCATAGGTACAGAGCGCCACGAGTCTCGTCGTATCGACAACCAGTTACGTGGTCGTTCTGGTCGTCAGGGTGACGCAGGTTCTTCTCGTTTCTACCTCTCAATGGAAGACTCGTTACTGCGCATCTTTACTTCAGACCGTATGGCGAGTTTGATCCAAAGCGGTATGGAAGAAGGCGAAGCGATTGAATCGAAAATGCTATCTCGTTCGATTGAAAAAGCGCAGCGTAAAGTGGAAGGTCGCAACTTCGACATTCGTAAACAGCTACTGGAATACGATGACGTTGCGAACGATCAGCGTAAAGTCGTGTACGAGCTACGTGATGAGCTAATGAGCGTTGACGATATCAGCGACATGATCGAGCAAAACCGCGAAGACGTGATGACGGCGATCATCGATGAATACATTCCACCACAATCTCTGGAAGATATGTGGGATGTTGAAGGTCTGCAAGAACGTCTGAAAGCGGACTTCGATCTGGACGCACCAGTCAAGCAATGGCTTGAAGAAGATGACAAACTTTACGAAGAAGCACTTCGTGAAAAGATCATTGCATTGGCAGTTGAAGTTTACAAAGCGAAAGAAGAAGTGGTTGGTGAACAAGTACTGCGCAACTTCGAAAAATCAGTCATGCTACAGACACTGGACACGCTTTGGAAAGAACACTTGGCGGCAATGGATCATTTACGTCAAGGTATCCACTTACGTGGTTACGCACAGAAAAACCCGAAACAAGAGTACAAGCGTGAGTCGTTTGAACTGTTCGAAGGTTTATTAGACGCGCTGAAATCTGATGTTATCACAGTACTGTCTCGCGTAC
- a CDS encoding DciA family protein, translating into MRDHRPTSTEDVIAESQFKQIQEHAGEILQLNQALQEILPKGTADHCRVANIRNGHLLIDVSSAAIKMKIDYDRLMILNKLRTQGYAKLISVEVRINPSLYRNRHEQDDRPKRPPLTEAAAKSLMVIADMAPPKIQERLKRLADMADKSKQ; encoded by the coding sequence ATGCGTGATCATCGACCAACCTCAACCGAGGATGTTATTGCTGAATCTCAGTTTAAGCAGATTCAAGAGCATGCTGGAGAAATCTTGCAGCTCAATCAAGCCTTGCAGGAGATCCTACCTAAAGGAACAGCGGATCATTGCCGGGTAGCCAATATTCGCAACGGTCATCTGTTGATCGATGTATCGAGCGCTGCAATTAAAATGAAGATCGACTACGATCGACTAATGATCCTCAATAAACTCCGCACTCAAGGCTATGCAAAGTTGATCAGTGTCGAGGTCAGAATTAATCCATCCCTTTATCGTAACCGGCACGAGCAAGACGATAGACCTAAGCGACCGCCGTTGACTGAGGCAGCGGCCAAATCATTAATGGTCATTGCAGATATGGCGCCACCAAAAATTCAAGAGCGTCTGAAAAGGCTGGCTGACATGGCAGACAAGTCAAAGCAATAA
- the lpxC gene encoding UDP-3-O-acyl-N-acetylglucosamine deacetylase: MIRQRTLKEIVKTTGVGLHSGRKVTLTLRPAAANTGIIYRRTDVNPPVDFPADPASVRDTMLCTALVNDQGVRISTVEHLNAALAGMGIDNIVVEVDAPEIPIMDGSASPFVYLLQQAGIEMQNAPKRFIRIKKPVRFEDGDKWAEFVPFNGFRMDFEIDFNHPAIESDEQRLLFDFSSKGFVREISRARTFGFMRDIEYLQSQNLVLGGSFDNAIVLDDYRILNEEGLRFDNEFVTHKVLDAIGDLYMCGHPIIGEFRAFKSGHGLNNQLLRAVLADQEAWEWTTFEEEAGSPVAFAEPNMVLA; encoded by the coding sequence ATGATCAGACAACGTACTCTGAAAGAAATAGTGAAAACAACTGGTGTGGGTCTCCACTCTGGTCGTAAAGTCACGCTTACTCTGCGCCCAGCTGCTGCAAACACAGGTATTATTTACCGTCGTACCGATGTAAACCCTCCTGTAGATTTCCCAGCTGATCCAGCGTCTGTTCGTGACACTATGCTATGTACCGCACTAGTGAACGATCAAGGCGTGCGTATCTCAACGGTTGAGCACTTAAATGCTGCACTTGCTGGTATGGGCATCGATAACATTGTTGTTGAAGTCGACGCGCCAGAAATTCCAATTATGGATGGTAGTGCAAGCCCATTTGTATATCTGCTTCAGCAAGCGGGTATCGAAATGCAAAATGCTCCTAAGCGTTTCATCCGTATTAAAAAACCAGTTCGTTTCGAAGATGGCGATAAGTGGGCAGAGTTTGTTCCATTTAACGGTTTCCGTATGGACTTTGAGATTGACTTTAACCACCCTGCAATAGAATCAGATGAGCAGCGTTTACTGTTTGATTTCTCATCTAAAGGGTTCGTTCGTGAGATTTCTCGTGCACGTACGTTTGGTTTTATGCGTGATATCGAATATCTACAATCTCAGAACCTAGTTTTGGGTGGTAGCTTTGATAACGCTATCGTACTGGATGATTACCGAATTCTTAATGAAGAAGGTCTGCGTTTTGACAATGAGTTCGTTACTCATAAAGTGTTGGACGCCATTGGTGACCTTTACATGTGTGGCCACCCGATTATTGGTGAATTCCGTGCATTTAAATCAGGTCACGGTCTAAACAACCAACTTCTACGTGCTGTTCTGGCTGACCAGGAAGCATGGGAATGGACAACATTCGAAGAAGAAGCCGGTTCTCCAGTCGCATTTGCAGAGCCAAACATGGTACTAGCATAA
- the ftsZ gene encoding cell division protein FtsZ, whose translation MFEPMMEMSDDAVIKVVGVGGGGGNAVEHMVRESIEGVEFISVNTDAQALRKTSVGNVIQIGGDITKGLGAGANPQVGREAALEDRDRIKDSLTGADMVFIAAGMGGGTGTGAAPVIAEVAKELGILTVAVVTKPFSFEGKKRLAFAEQGIDELSKHVDSLITIPNEKLLKVLGRGVTLLEAFASANDVLKNAVQGIAELITRPGMINVDFADVRTVMSEMGHAMMGSGIAKGEDRAEEAAEMAISSPLLEDIDLAGARGVLVNITAGLDMRLDEFETVGNTVKAFASDNATVVIGTSLDPDMTDEIRVTVVATGIGNEKKPDITLVAGGKAKVAPTPQAQPQQQAMATQAEEKPAQTLRPQVQEKPQVTPQPTNTASSSPASSSQSSAAPKQEKESGYLDIPAFLRRQAD comes from the coding sequence ATGTTTGAACCGATGATGGAAATGTCTGACGATGCAGTAATCAAAGTCGTTGGAGTTGGTGGCGGCGGTGGTAACGCTGTTGAACACATGGTGCGTGAATCCATCGAAGGTGTGGAATTCATCAGCGTTAACACTGATGCGCAAGCACTTCGTAAGACAAGCGTTGGCAATGTTATTCAGATTGGTGGTGATATCACTAAAGGTCTGGGTGCAGGTGCGAATCCACAGGTCGGCCGTGAGGCAGCTCTCGAAGACAGAGACAGAATTAAAGATTCCCTAACTGGTGCCGATATGGTGTTTATCGCAGCCGGTATGGGTGGTGGTACAGGTACTGGTGCAGCACCTGTTATCGCTGAAGTAGCAAAAGAACTAGGCATTCTTACCGTTGCAGTGGTAACTAAACCGTTCAGCTTTGAAGGTAAGAAGCGTTTAGCGTTTGCTGAACAAGGTATCGATGAGCTTTCTAAACACGTTGACTCATTGATTACGATTCCAAACGAAAAGCTACTTAAAGTTCTTGGTCGTGGTGTGACGTTGCTAGAAGCGTTTGCAAGCGCGAATGATGTTCTTAAAAACGCGGTTCAAGGTATCGCGGAACTGATTACTCGTCCTGGCATGATCAACGTCGACTTTGCGGACGTACGTACTGTTATGTCTGAAATGGGTCACGCAATGATGGGTAGCGGTATCGCGAAAGGCGAAGACCGCGCTGAAGAAGCGGCTGAAATGGCAATTTCTAGCCCACTTCTGGAAGACATCGATCTGGCTGGCGCACGTGGTGTTCTTGTTAACATTACTGCAGGCTTGGATATGCGTCTTGACGAGTTTGAGACAGTGGGTAACACGGTTAAAGCATTTGCTTCTGATAATGCAACTGTAGTTATCGGTACTTCTCTAGACCCAGACATGACGGATGAAATCCGTGTAACGGTTGTCGCGACAGGTATTGGTAACGAGAAAAAACCAGATATTACCCTTGTTGCTGGTGGTAAGGCAAAAGTAGCGCCAACGCCTCAAGCTCAACCACAACAACAAGCAATGGCAACTCAAGCTGAAGAGAAACCGGCACAAACTTTGCGCCCTCAAGTGCAAGAGAAGCCTCAGGTTACTCCTCAGCCGACAAATACAGCTTCTTCTTCTCCTGCGTCGTCGAGTCAAAGCTCAGCTGCACCAAAGCAAGAGAAAGAGAGCGGTTATTTAGATATACCGGCATTCTTACGTCGCCAGGCTGATTAA
- the ftsA gene encoding cell division protein FtsA has translation MTKAADDNIIVGLDIGTATVSALVGEILPDGQINIIGAGSSPSRGMDKGGVNDLESVVKSVQRAIDQAELMAECQISRVFISLSGKHIASRIEKGMGTISDEEVSQEDMDRAIHTAKSIKIGDEQRILHVIPQEFTIDYQEGIKNPLGLSGVRMEVSVHLITCHNDMARNIIKAVERCGLKVEQLVFSGLAASNAVITEDERELGVCVVDIGAGTMDVAIWTGGALRHTEVFSYAGNAVTSDIAFAFGTPVSDAEEIKVKYGCALSELVSKDDTVNVPSVGGRPSRSLQRQTLSEVIEPRYSELMGLVNQTIDTVQAKLRAEGIKHHLAAGVVLTGGAAQMDGVVECAERVFRNQVRVGKPLEVSGLTDYVKEPYHSTAVGLLHYARDMQSSDDSDYNEPKRSSVTGFFGKLRNWIQKEF, from the coding sequence ATGACTAAGGCCGCAGACGACAACATTATTGTTGGTCTTGATATAGGCACTGCAACCGTATCAGCTCTAGTGGGCGAAATTTTACCAGATGGCCAAATTAATATAATTGGTGCGGGTAGTAGCCCTTCGCGTGGCATGGACAAAGGTGGCGTGAATGACTTGGAGTCGGTTGTAAAATCAGTACAACGCGCAATTGATCAAGCTGAGTTAATGGCCGAGTGCCAAATCAGCCGAGTATTCATTTCGTTGTCTGGTAAGCATATCGCAAGCCGAATCGAAAAAGGTATGGGTACGATATCTGATGAGGAAGTTTCTCAGGAAGATATGGACAGAGCTATCCATACTGCAAAATCAATTAAAATCGGTGATGAACAGCGAATCCTTCATGTGATTCCACAAGAATTTACCATCGATTACCAGGAAGGGATTAAAAACCCGCTTGGTCTCTCTGGGGTAAGAATGGAAGTGAGTGTCCATCTTATCACGTGCCATAATGACATGGCGCGCAATATCATTAAGGCGGTAGAACGTTGCGGCCTTAAGGTAGAGCAACTTGTATTTTCTGGGCTTGCTGCAAGTAATGCAGTAATTACCGAGGATGAAAGAGAGCTTGGAGTTTGTGTGGTCGATATTGGCGCCGGCACGATGGATGTTGCAATCTGGACGGGTGGTGCGCTACGTCACACCGAAGTATTTTCATACGCGGGAAATGCGGTAACAAGCGATATTGCTTTTGCTTTTGGTACGCCAGTAAGCGATGCTGAAGAAATAAAAGTAAAATATGGCTGTGCTTTAAGTGAACTGGTCAGTAAGGATGACACGGTTAACGTTCCAAGCGTAGGTGGGCGACCTTCACGTAGTCTGCAACGTCAAACATTGTCAGAAGTGATAGAGCCACGCTACTCTGAGCTTATGGGACTGGTTAACCAAACGATCGATACCGTTCAGGCAAAATTACGCGCAGAGGGCATTAAGCATCATCTGGCTGCTGGTGTTGTACTAACTGGCGGCGCCGCGCAAATGGACGGGGTGGTAGAATGTGCGGAACGCGTATTCCGTAACCAAGTAAGGGTCGGTAAACCGCTCGAAGTCAGCGGATTAACTGACTATGTAAAAGAGCCGTACCATTCTACGGCAGTTGGATTACTTCATTACGCAAGAGACATGCAGTCCAGCGACGATAGCGATTACAATGAACCTAAACGCTCATCTGTCACTGGCTTTTTCGGTAAATTGCGTAACTGGATACAAAAAGAGTTTTAA